The following are from one region of the Carnobacterium gallinarum DSM 4847 genome:
- a CDS encoding exodeoxyribonuclease III yields the protein MKFISWNVNGLRAVVKKGFIDIFNELDADFFCLQETKLQAGQIDLDLPGYHQYWNYAEKKGYSGTAIFTKHEPDEVLYGIGKTEHDQEGRVITLSYPTYYLVTCYTPNSQNELKRLDYRMTWEADFLDYLNELDAQKPVIICGDLNVAHQNIDLKNWKTNQKNAGFSPEERRKFTEFLENGYIDTFRYFYPELEGAYSWWSYRFNARANNAGWRIDYFIISERLKDQLEAASILNTLTGSDHCPVELTLNLTK from the coding sequence ATGAAATTCATCTCATGGAACGTCAACGGTTTAAGAGCTGTGGTCAAAAAAGGCTTTATTGATATTTTTAATGAACTTGATGCTGATTTCTTCTGCTTACAAGAAACAAAACTACAAGCAGGTCAAATTGATTTAGATTTACCTGGCTATCATCAATATTGGAATTACGCTGAAAAAAAAGGGTACTCAGGTACCGCTATTTTTACAAAGCATGAACCTGATGAAGTTCTTTATGGCATTGGCAAAACCGAACACGATCAAGAAGGACGGGTGATTACTCTTAGCTACCCAACCTATTACCTTGTAACTTGCTACACGCCAAATTCACAAAACGAACTAAAACGGTTAGATTATCGAATGACTTGGGAGGCAGATTTTTTAGATTATTTAAATGAACTCGATGCACAAAAACCTGTGATTATTTGCGGTGATTTAAATGTTGCTCACCAAAACATTGATTTAAAAAATTGGAAAACTAATCAAAAAAATGCTGGATTCAGCCCTGAAGAACGCCGTAAATTTACTGAATTCCTTGAAAATGGCTATATTGATACATTCCGTTACTTCTATCCAGAACTAGAAGGTGCTTATTCTTGGTGGAGCTACCGTTTTAATGCCAGAGCAAACAATGCCGGTTGGCGGATTGATTATTTTATTATCTCCGAACGTCTTAAGGATCAATTGGAAGCCGCTTCTATATTAAATACACTTACTGGTAGTGACCATTGTCCTGTTGAACTAACACTTAATTTAACTAAATAA
- a CDS encoding cation-translocating P-type ATPase, which yields MFLYERVAYLEAYQKDQEQVLTELNTSMEGLQNTEAKKRQEQDGLNELQTKEKDSVLKLFLGTFKDAMVIVLLIVAAIQMILGDVMESVIIFAVLMVNSIVSVVQTKKAEGSLDALRQLSAPLAKVIRNGTKESIPAKELVVGDIVLLDAGDYVPADGRLLESGSLRVDEGMLTGESLPVEKNTEQLTGDAPVGDRRNMVFSGSMVVYGRGLFVVTAIANQTEIGKVANLLNSAEPKATPLQVKLDAFSKKLGFGILGLCILIFAIQGARIYFTQPEDMTKEILQAFMFAVAVAVAAIPEALQSIVTIVLSVGTNKMAKKHAIIRKLPAVETLGSTSVICTDKTGTLTQNKMTVVDYYLPNGQTGDFATDPTQWSASEKRLIQIAVLCNDSTINEEGQELGDPTEVALIAYSNAVNQPYQLVRSSFPREDEIPFDSDRKLMSTVHTISGERMMLTKGGPDVVFQRCSHVLLDGEVVPLTDDLLRSLSDQNEDFSNRALRVLAYAYKPVETNQQITLDDEQDLVLVGLTAMIDPPRDAVYAAIDEANKAGIHTVMITGDHKTTAKAIGRDIGLMVDGDIALTGQELDALTDQELDSKLEKISVYARVSPENKIRIVRAWQRKGKITAMTGDGVNDAPALKQADIGIAMGSGTDVAKDASAMVLTDDNFVSIISAVEVGRNVFDNIKKAIAYLFAGNLGAIIAIIVALLMNWVNPFTALQLLFINLVNDSLPAIALGMEKAEPDVMNRKPRNVQEGIFAGATLKSVIYRGTLIGVAVVISQYIGMGISPEISVAMAFTTLILARTLQTFPARSNTQTSLAAGFFSNKYVFLAVGICSVLYGITLLPGVRSIFSIPTNFGWAHWLTAASLAVIAVILMELAKFLPGKNN from the coding sequence ATGTTTTTATATGAAAGGGTGGCTTATTTGGAAGCTTATCAAAAAGATCAAGAACAAGTTTTAACTGAGTTAAACACTTCTATGGAAGGTTTACAAAATACCGAAGCAAAAAAACGCCAAGAACAAGATGGCTTAAATGAACTTCAAACAAAAGAAAAAGATTCTGTTTTAAAATTATTTCTGGGTACATTTAAAGACGCCATGGTAATTGTCTTACTCATTGTGGCTGCTATTCAAATGATTCTTGGTGATGTTATGGAGTCCGTGATTATCTTTGCTGTTTTAATGGTGAACTCAATCGTGAGTGTTGTTCAAACAAAAAAAGCAGAAGGTTCACTAGATGCGCTTCGTCAATTATCAGCCCCATTGGCTAAAGTCATTCGTAATGGTACAAAAGAATCCATTCCAGCAAAAGAATTAGTTGTTGGTGATATCGTTTTACTAGACGCTGGTGATTATGTTCCTGCTGACGGTCGATTATTAGAAAGTGGTTCATTGCGCGTCGATGAAGGTATGTTAACTGGTGAATCATTACCTGTTGAAAAAAATACCGAACAATTAACAGGTGATGCTCCCGTTGGCGATCGTCGCAATATGGTCTTTAGCGGTTCAATGGTTGTTTATGGTCGTGGCTTGTTCGTTGTGACAGCTATTGCTAACCAAACAGAAATTGGAAAAGTAGCCAATCTACTAAATAGTGCTGAACCAAAAGCAACGCCGCTTCAAGTAAAATTAGATGCTTTCAGTAAAAAATTAGGTTTTGGTATTCTTGGGTTGTGTATTCTGATATTTGCCATTCAAGGCGCTCGTATTTACTTTACACAACCAGAAGATATGACTAAAGAAATTTTACAAGCCTTCATGTTTGCCGTAGCAGTTGCAGTTGCAGCCATTCCTGAAGCTTTACAGTCAATTGTTACGATTGTCTTATCTGTTGGAACGAATAAAATGGCAAAAAAACATGCAATTATTCGTAAACTTCCAGCTGTCGAAACATTAGGTTCAACTAGTGTCATTTGTACAGATAAAACAGGAACATTAACTCAAAATAAAATGACCGTTGTTGATTATTATTTACCCAATGGACAAACTGGTGATTTTGCTACAGATCCAACTCAATGGTCTGCATCTGAAAAACGTCTAATTCAAATTGCTGTTTTGTGTAATGACTCAACAATCAATGAGGAAGGACAAGAACTTGGTGATCCAACAGAAGTAGCTTTAATTGCATATAGCAATGCTGTCAATCAACCTTACCAATTAGTTCGCTCTTCATTCCCACGAGAAGATGAGATTCCTTTTGATTCTGATCGTAAATTAATGTCTACTGTTCATACTATCTCTGGCGAACGGATGATGTTAACAAAAGGTGGTCCAGATGTTGTCTTCCAACGTTGTAGCCATGTATTGCTAGATGGTGAAGTTGTTCCATTAACTGACGATTTACTTCGTAGCCTATCTGATCAAAACGAAGATTTTTCTAACCGAGCTTTACGAGTATTAGCTTATGCTTACAAACCTGTAGAGACTAACCAACAAATTACTTTAGATGATGAACAAGATTTAGTTTTAGTTGGACTAACTGCTATGATTGATCCTCCTCGTGACGCTGTTTATGCAGCAATCGACGAAGCAAATAAAGCAGGAATTCATACAGTCATGATTACAGGTGACCACAAAACAACTGCCAAAGCAATTGGACGTGATATTGGTTTAATGGTAGATGGTGATATTGCCTTAACTGGGCAAGAATTAGATGCTTTAACTGATCAAGAACTAGATAGTAAATTAGAAAAAATTAGTGTTTACGCTCGAGTTTCTCCAGAGAATAAAATTAGAATTGTTCGCGCATGGCAACGCAAAGGCAAAATCACAGCAATGACTGGTGACGGTGTTAATGATGCACCTGCCTTAAAACAAGCTGATATCGGAATTGCGATGGGTAGCGGAACGGATGTTGCTAAAGATGCCTCTGCAATGGTATTAACAGATGATAATTTTGTTTCAATTATCAGTGCAGTTGAAGTTGGACGTAATGTCTTTGATAATATCAAAAAAGCTATTGCTTATCTATTTGCTGGTAACTTAGGCGCAATCATTGCAATCATTGTTGCGTTACTAATGAACTGGGTGAATCCATTTACTGCCTTACAATTACTATTTATTAATTTAGTGAATGACTCTTTACCTGCAATTGCATTAGGTATGGAAAAAGCTGAACCAGATGTAATGAACCGCAAACCTCGTAATGTTCAAGAAGGAATATTTGCTGGAGCTACATTAAAATCAGTTATTTATCGTGGAACTTTAATCGGAGTAGCTGTAGTAATTTCACAATATATTGGTATGGGTATCTCACCTGAAATTAGCGTGGCAATGGCCTTTACAACCTTAATTTTAGCAAGAACCTTACAAACATTCCCTGCTCGTTCAAATACCCAAACTTCTCTTGCTGCTGGCTTTTTTAGTAATAAATATGTCTTTTTAGCAGTTGGCATTTGTTCTGTCCTTTATGGAATTACGTTATTACCAGGTGTTCGTTCAATCTTCTCAATTCCAACCAACTTTGGTTGGGCACATTGGTTAACAGCGGCTAGTTTAGCTGTTATCGCAGTAATTTTAATGGAATTAGCTAAATTTTTACCAGGAAAAAATAACTAA
- a CDS encoding 6-phospho-beta-glucosidase, with product MSRNALKIVTIGGGSSYTPELIEGYIKRKDELPIKEIWLVDIEAGKEKLAIVGEMAKRMVKAAGLPWTVHLTLDRREALKDADYVSTQFRVGLLEARIKDERIPLSHGVLGQETNGAGGMFKAFRTIPVILGIIEDMKELCPDAWLVNFTNPAGMVTEAAIKHGGWKKTAGLCNVPIGHSKQAAEKLGIPEKDLFIKYAGINHFHWHRVWDKEGNERTQELIDLIYSPEHASESHLKNIHNVPFHYEQIKDLGMLPCGYHRYYYIEDEMLAHSVEEFKKGETRAQVVKATETRLFELYKDPKLDYKPKELEQRGGTHYSDAACELIASIQNDKRTDMVVSTENNGTIVDLPYDCVVEVSGPVTGHGPEPYNWGTFPPAARGLIQGMKAMEETVIRAAIDGDYGAALHAFTINPLVPGGKMSKTLLDELLIAHKAHLPQFADKIAEIEANQPETVAYVTELMKSN from the coding sequence ATGTCGAGAAATGCATTAAAGATTGTAACTATTGGTGGCGGTTCAAGTTATACGCCAGAATTAATTGAAGGCTACATCAAACGTAAAGATGAGTTGCCAATTAAAGAAATTTGGTTAGTAGATATTGAAGCAGGTAAAGAAAAATTAGCAATCGTTGGTGAGATGGCGAAACGGATGGTTAAGGCTGCTGGTCTTCCTTGGACAGTACATTTAACCTTAGATCGTCGTGAAGCCTTAAAAGATGCGGATTATGTATCCACTCAATTCCGTGTTGGTTTATTAGAAGCACGTATTAAAGATGAACGTATTCCATTATCTCATGGTGTGTTAGGTCAAGAAACGAATGGTGCTGGTGGAATGTTTAAAGCGTTCCGTACAATTCCAGTGATTTTAGGGATTATTGAAGATATGAAAGAATTATGTCCAGATGCATGGTTAGTAAACTTTACGAATCCAGCAGGTATGGTCACAGAAGCAGCAATTAAACATGGCGGCTGGAAAAAAACAGCTGGTTTATGTAACGTTCCAATCGGACATAGCAAGCAAGCAGCAGAAAAATTAGGTATTCCTGAAAAAGATTTATTTATCAAATATGCAGGAATTAACCATTTCCATTGGCACCGTGTGTGGGATAAAGAAGGAAATGAACGTACACAAGAATTAATTGATTTAATTTATTCACCAGAACATGCATCTGAAAGTCATTTGAAAAATATTCATAATGTGCCATTCCATTATGAACAAATTAAAGATTTAGGTATGTTGCCATGTGGCTACCATCGTTATTACTATATCGAAGACGAAATGTTAGCGCATTCGGTAGAGGAATTTAAAAAAGGTGAAACAAGGGCTCAAGTTGTAAAAGCAACAGAAACGCGTTTGTTTGAACTGTATAAAGATCCTAAATTAGATTATAAACCAAAAGAGTTAGAGCAACGTGGTGGTACGCATTATAGTGATGCAGCTTGTGAGTTAATCGCATCTATCCAAAATGATAAACGGACAGACATGGTTGTTTCGACTGAAAATAATGGAACAATTGTTGATCTTCCTTATGATTGTGTGGTTGAAGTATCTGGTCCTGTTACAGGTCATGGTCCAGAACCTTATAACTGGGGAACATTCCCGCCAGCAGCACGTGGTTTAATCCAAGGCATGAAAGCAATGGAAGAAACGGTTATCCGTGCAGCAATTGATGGCGATTACGGTGCAGCTTTACATGCATTTACAATCAATCCATTAGTGCCAGGTGGAAAGATGTCGAAAACTTTACTTGATGAGTTATTAATTGCTCATAAAGCACACTTGCCACAATTTGCAGATAAGATTGCTGAAATTGAAGCTAATCAACCAGAAACAGTTGCATATGTAACTGAATTAATGAAATCGAACTAA
- a CDS encoding 3'-5' exonuclease: MNFVALDFETANHERHSACSVAMTVVRNSQIVDNYYTLIKPETPFFWRNVQIHGIHEEDVADAPKFPDIWDNMKPFFIENRLIVAHNLPFDQGVLNACLDYYGLERPHFQTLCTVQSSKKLLTQLPNHKLNTVSDYLGIDLKNHHHALDDSNACANILLYLEDQFGTDPLKKLVKHV, encoded by the coding sequence ATGAATTTTGTTGCATTGGATTTTGAAACAGCCAATCATGAACGCCATAGTGCTTGTTCCGTTGCTATGACGGTGGTACGCAACAGCCAAATTGTTGATAATTACTATACACTCATTAAACCTGAGACGCCTTTTTTCTGGCGGAATGTCCAGATACATGGCATTCATGAGGAAGATGTTGCTGATGCACCAAAATTTCCAGATATATGGGATAATATGAAGCCCTTCTTTATTGAAAATCGTCTAATCGTTGCACATAACTTGCCGTTTGACCAAGGCGTTCTCAACGCATGCTTAGATTACTACGGGCTTGAACGTCCGCACTTCCAGACTCTATGCACCGTGCAGTCAAGTAAAAAATTATTGACTCAGCTTCCGAATCATAAGCTGAATACTGTTAGTGATTATTTAGGAATCGATTTAAAAAATCATCATCATGCCTTAGATGACAGTAATGCTTGTGCCAACATCTTGCTTTATTTAGAAGATCAATTTGGCACGGATCCATTAAAAAAATTAGTTAAGCATGTCTGA
- a CDS encoding GNAT family N-acetyltransferase, translating into MSEEIDIVIREALPSDAAEVIRFLEKTAVETDFLSMGSEGVQLTLEEEELHLERIVEAENVCLLVALLGKKVIAAASLTGNQEPKLCHIAELGVSVERDYWGFGLGTNLVTELIEWAIETERVRRIELTVQARNQRAIDLYRKVGFVEEGVMQRGVFSDGVYLDVYLMSKMIDPD; encoded by the coding sequence TTGTCGGAAGAAATTGATATCGTCATACGCGAAGCTCTCCCAAGTGATGCAGCCGAGGTGATTCGCTTTTTAGAAAAAACAGCAGTCGAAACGGATTTTTTATCAATGGGATCTGAAGGTGTACAGCTTACGTTAGAAGAAGAGGAGCTTCATCTTGAGCGAATCGTAGAGGCTGAAAATGTTTGTTTGCTAGTGGCGTTATTGGGCAAAAAAGTAATCGCGGCAGCGTCACTGACAGGGAATCAAGAGCCTAAATTATGTCACATTGCTGAGCTAGGCGTCTCAGTAGAGCGAGATTACTGGGGCTTTGGTTTAGGAACGAATCTAGTTACGGAGCTAATTGAGTGGGCTATAGAAACAGAACGCGTTCGGCGAATTGAATTAACCGTTCAAGCTAGAAATCAGCGAGCAATTGATCTATACCGCAAAGTTGGATTTGTCGAAGAAGGAGTCATGCAACGTGGCGTCTTTTCAGATGGCGTTTATCTCGATGTATATTTAATGAGTAAGATGATCGATCCAGATTAA
- the tsaE gene encoding tRNA (adenosine(37)-N6)-threonylcarbamoyltransferase complex ATPase subunit type 1 TsaE — MVTIRAENEEATKKVARKLANYLEAGDVVLLEGNLGAGKTTFTKGLAEGLGIQRVIKSPTYTIIREYTDGRLPLYHMDVYRLEETGGDELGLEEYFQGEGVSVVEWATFIPEDLPKDYLQVKLVPAGTDLAEREISLSAVGRRYEALLEAFAKSNNQA, encoded by the coding sequence ATGGTTACCATTAGAGCCGAAAATGAAGAAGCAACAAAAAAAGTAGCTAGAAAGCTGGCGAATTATTTAGAAGCGGGTGATGTAGTGCTTTTAGAAGGCAATCTAGGTGCTGGAAAGACAACCTTTACTAAAGGTTTGGCAGAAGGTCTTGGAATTCAACGGGTGATTAAAAGTCCGACTTACACGATTATTCGAGAATATACAGATGGACGTTTGCCGTTGTATCATATGGATGTTTACCGTCTAGAAGAAACAGGTGGCGATGAACTTGGTCTAGAAGAGTATTTTCAAGGCGAGGGCGTCTCTGTAGTTGAATGGGCGACTTTTATTCCAGAAGATTTACCTAAGGATTATCTACAAGTCAAGCTTGTCCCAGCTGGAACCGATCTGGCAGAACGTGAAATTTCTTTGTCAGCAGTTGGAAGACGATATGAAGCTCTGTTAGAGGCATTTGCTAAAAGTAATAATCAAGCGTAG
- the rsmI gene encoding 16S rRNA (cytidine(1402)-2'-O)-methyltransferase, with amino-acid sequence MIQSQKSFHDETRGILYLVPTPIGNLEDMTIRGIRMLKEVDLIASEDTRNTQKLLNYFEITTSQISFHEHNTQERIGQLIEKLEQGLSVAQVSDAGMPSISDPGHELVVACIEAGIPVVPLPGANAGLTALIASGLAPQPFYFYGFLPRKKKEQLAALEELNRHQETIILYESPHRLKEVLKAMIAVFGEERRIVCCRELTKKFEEFLRGSLADALIWATDNEIRGEFCLILDGNPDGSLAAAVDLSWQALSLKEHVELIMTETDCSSKDAIKEVAKIRELKKQEVYGAYHEI; translated from the coding sequence ATGATTCAAAGTCAAAAGAGCTTTCATGATGAAACAAGAGGCATCCTTTATTTAGTTCCGACGCCGATTGGCAATTTGGAAGATATGACGATTCGAGGTATCCGGATGCTAAAAGAAGTGGACTTGATTGCTTCTGAGGATACACGTAATACGCAAAAGCTATTAAATTATTTTGAAATAACGACCTCGCAAATTAGCTTTCATGAACATAACACCCAGGAGCGAATCGGACAATTAATTGAAAAGCTAGAACAGGGACTTTCAGTCGCCCAAGTTAGCGATGCAGGTATGCCATCAATTAGTGATCCTGGTCATGAATTAGTTGTGGCGTGTATTGAAGCAGGAATTCCAGTTGTACCTTTACCTGGCGCAAATGCTGGATTAACTGCATTAATTGCTTCTGGATTAGCACCACAGCCTTTTTATTTTTATGGTTTCTTGCCAAGAAAGAAAAAAGAGCAGCTGGCAGCGCTAGAGGAGTTAAACCGTCATCAAGAAACGATCATTCTATACGAGTCTCCGCATCGTCTAAAGGAAGTCTTAAAAGCAATGATTGCTGTATTTGGTGAGGAACGACGGATTGTTTGCTGTCGTGAATTAACGAAGAAGTTTGAAGAATTCCTAAGAGGCAGTTTAGCAGATGCTTTAATCTGGGCGACGGATAATGAAATTCGTGGTGAATTTTGTTTAATTCTAGACGGAAATCCTGATGGAAGTTTAGCAGCAGCAGTGGATTTAAGCTGGCAAGCGTTAAGTTTAAAAGAACATGTTGAGCTGATAATGACAGAAACAGACTGCTCAAGTAAGGATGCAATTAAAGAAGTCGCTAAAATTCGTGAGCTAAAGAAACAAGAAGTATACGGTGCGTATCACGAAATTTAA
- a CDS encoding GIY-YIG nuclease family protein has protein sequence MEKKLSYFYVLHCKDDSFYGGYTTDLKRREKEHNDGVGAKYTKPKFRRPLKMIYAASFATRSEATKAEYAFKKQTRLQKINFLKKAGVVFPIDNQQICVINSEEVSGDDSKSKELS, from the coding sequence ATGGAAAAGAAGCTTAGCTATTTTTATGTATTGCACTGTAAGGATGATAGTTTTTATGGCGGTTATACAACAGATTTAAAACGTCGTGAAAAGGAACATAATGATGGAGTGGGCGCCAAATATACGAAGCCTAAATTTCGCCGTCCTTTAAAAATGATTTATGCGGCTAGCTTTGCAACTCGGAGCGAGGCAACAAAGGCAGAATATGCCTTTAAAAAGCAGACACGCTTACAAAAGATTAATTTTTTAAAAAAGGCTGGCGTTGTATTTCCTATCGATAACCAGCAAATTTGTGTGATAAATAGTGAGGAGGTTAGTGGAGATGATTCAAAGTCAAAAGAGCTTTCATGA
- a CDS encoding tRNA1(Val) (adenine(37)-N6)-methyltransferase → MNGQGSELILNQWLKGDERLDRLVRANLDIIQSPTVFSYSLDAVLLAHFANLPRYSKAKIVDLCAGNGAVGLLLSEKTQSPIIGIELQERLADMAQRSIQLNHLDQQVSMIHGALKDATQWIPKDSVDVVTCNPPYFSTPVTSQKNPNIHLAIARHEIYTNLNEVMKVTSDLLKMNGKAYFVHRPDRLVEILAAMQKNRLAPKRMQLVYPKEGREANILLIEGIKDGKDTGFRVMPPLTVYSEENDYLPEIREIMYGKEA, encoded by the coding sequence ATGAATGGACAAGGAAGTGAACTAATTTTGAATCAATGGTTAAAAGGGGATGAACGGCTTGACCGATTAGTCCGAGCAAATCTTGATATTATCCAAAGTCCAACGGTTTTTTCTTACTCGCTTGATGCGGTTTTATTAGCCCATTTTGCTAATTTACCACGTTATTCTAAGGCTAAAATTGTTGATTTATGTGCCGGAAATGGCGCAGTGGGTTTATTATTAAGTGAAAAAACTCAAAGTCCAATTATTGGTATTGAATTACAAGAGCGGCTAGCCGATATGGCACAACGAAGTATTCAGCTAAATCACTTGGATCAGCAAGTCTCAATGATTCATGGAGCGCTAAAGGATGCAACTCAATGGATTCCTAAGGATTCAGTTGATGTGGTAACTTGTAACCCACCTTATTTTTCAACACCAGTTACAAGTCAGAAAAATCCGAATATTCATTTGGCGATTGCTAGACATGAGATTTATACAAATTTAAACGAAGTCATGAAAGTCACAAGCGACTTACTGAAAATGAATGGTAAAGCTTACTTTGTTCATCGACCAGATCGATTAGTTGAGATTTTAGCCGCGATGCAGAAAAATCGTTTAGCGCCTAAAAGAATGCAATTAGTTTATCCAAAAGAGGGACGCGAAGCCAATATTCTATTGATTGAAGGAATTAAGGACGGCAAGGATACTGGTTTTCGAGTAATGCCGCCATTAACTGTTTATAGTGAGGAAAACGACTATTTACCAGAGATAAGAGAGATTATGTATGGAAAAGAAGCTTAG
- a CDS encoding ABC transporter ATP-binding protein, translating into MFEFEDVWFKRQNNWILKEINWQVKAGERWGILGLNGSGKTTLMQLINGYMWASEGKITVFDQVFGQTSLPDLRQSIGWVSSALQQRLYEHETAEEIVASGRFATIGLHVKATEELMETAKEQLRLSGGAHLIGKGYEICSQGQRQLILIARALMAQPKLLILDEPCTGLDLVAKRNLLNHIEEIAKNSPMTTLLYITHHTEELLPCFDKMLLLKEGQIVAKGATHDLLTKESLSAFLGEPINFERQVDGQVTTYLNRKS; encoded by the coding sequence ATGTTTGAATTTGAAGATGTGTGGTTTAAAAGACAAAATAATTGGATTTTAAAAGAGATTAACTGGCAAGTAAAAGCCGGAGAACGTTGGGGCATACTAGGTCTAAATGGTTCAGGGAAAACGACTTTAATGCAATTAATTAATGGCTACATGTGGGCAAGTGAAGGGAAAATAACAGTGTTCGATCAAGTATTTGGTCAAACTTCTTTGCCTGATTTAAGACAATCTATCGGTTGGGTTAGTTCGGCCTTACAACAGCGCCTATATGAACATGAAACAGCAGAGGAAATTGTTGCTAGTGGACGTTTTGCTACGATTGGTCTCCATGTTAAAGCAACGGAAGAATTAATGGAGACGGCCAAAGAACAATTACGTTTATCTGGCGGAGCGCATTTGATTGGTAAGGGCTATGAAATATGTTCTCAGGGGCAACGTCAACTAATTTTAATTGCTCGAGCCTTGATGGCCCAGCCCAAATTATTGATTTTGGATGAACCTTGCACCGGCTTGGATTTAGTTGCAAAGCGAAATTTGTTAAATCATATTGAAGAAATTGCAAAAAATTCGCCCATGACGACCTTGTTATATATTACGCATCATACAGAAGAACTATTGCCTTGTTTTGATAAAATGTTATTGCTAAAAGAAGGTCAAATAGTTGCCAAAGGAGCAACTCACGATTTACTCACCAAAGAATCATTAAGTGCTTTTTTGGGTGAACCAATTAACTTTGAACGTCAAGTAGATGGTCAAGTAACAACTTATTTAAATCGTAAAAGCTAG
- a CDS encoding DUF3139 domain-containing protein — MKKYIIILITIGLLFFLVVLVNKNKAEVSINSYMDQQGITENEILIKEFQKDWKLGGYNLLVSVKDEPDSYYEYHYEKGTVTVQAYKELQKDIQQKYWGGSGLSNAEMQKLKYPPLNEFNQ; from the coding sequence ATGAAAAAATATATTATAATTTTAATAACTATAGGTTTACTTTTTTTCTTGGTGGTACTAGTAAATAAAAATAAAGCTGAGGTTTCTATAAATAGCTATATGGACCAACAAGGAATAACAGAAAATGAAATTCTTATTAAAGAATTTCAAAAAGATTGGAAATTAGGTGGTTATAATCTCCTAGTGTCCGTCAAAGATGAACCAGATAGTTATTATGAATACCATTATGAAAAAGGTACTGTAACAGTTCAAGCTTATAAAGAATTACAAAAAGATATACAACAGAAATATTGGGGTGGTAGTGGTCTGTCCAATGCTGAAATGCAGAAGTTAAAATACCCGCCTTTAAATGAATTTAATCAATAA
- a CDS encoding NAD(P)-dependent oxidoreductase, producing the protein MKIGIIGASGKSGNFILKEAVSRGHEVTAIVRNAAKITDTKVTVLERDILELSYDDVKELDILVDAFNAPDGEEEMHQTTLAHLTDLLKGHKAPRLMVVGGAGSLYVDPEQTVRLMDTPGFPDAYKPTSNSMGIALNTLKTVSDVTWTYLSPSAMFLPDAERTGSYTAGEENLLVNGAGESEISYADYAIALIDEAEQGKHINQRFTVVSK; encoded by the coding sequence ATGAAAATTGGTATTATTGGAGCAAGTGGAAAATCAGGTAATTTTATTTTGAAAGAAGCTGTGTCACGAGGTCATGAAGTAACGGCTATTGTTCGTAATGCAGCTAAAATTACAGATACTAAAGTTACTGTTTTAGAACGTGATATTCTAGAACTTAGCTATGATGATGTAAAAGAGCTAGATATTTTAGTTGATGCTTTTAATGCACCTGATGGTGAAGAAGAAATGCATCAAACTACGTTAGCGCATTTAACGGATCTCTTAAAAGGTCATAAAGCACCTCGTTTAATGGTAGTTGGTGGGGCTGGAAGCTTGTATGTTGATCCAGAACAAACGGTTCGTTTGATGGATACACCAGGATTTCCAGATGCTTATAAACCAACTTCTAATAGTATGGGGATAGCTTTGAATACATTAAAAACAGTATCTGATGTAACTTGGACTTATTTAAGCCCATCAGCAATGTTCTTGCCAGATGCAGAACGCACAGGCAGTTATACAGCAGGAGAAGAAAATTTATTAGTTAATGGAGCAGGTGAAAGCGAGATTTCATATGCAGACTATGCGATTGCATTAATTGATGAAGCCGAACAAGGAAAACATATAAATCAACGTTTTACTGTAGTTTCAAAATAA